A stretch of the uncultured Cohaesibacter sp. genome encodes the following:
- the thiD gene encoding bifunctional hydroxymethylpyrimidine kinase/phosphomethylpyrimidine kinase → MTPNILSIAGSDPSGGAGIQADLKTISANGGYAMAVIAALTAQNTKRVSGVLTIDPDFVTAQIAAILDDIRVDAIKIGMLGSAEIIEAVAQALKPCDAPMVLDTVMVAKGGDRLLRADAVDALRSILLPRATMITPNLPEAADLLGTTEAQDEDEMEQQARALLSLGPQQVLLKGGHLADATSPDLYLTKDQTVWLPSRRIDTKNTHGTGCTLSSALATHLALSGDGLVAAKAAKAFITHAIAAADALTVGHGHGPTDHFFALRT, encoded by the coding sequence ATTACGCCGAATATCCTGTCCATTGCAGGCTCCGACCCGTCAGGTGGGGCCGGCATTCAGGCGGATCTCAAGACGATCTCCGCCAATGGCGGCTATGCCATGGCCGTGATCGCAGCGCTGACCGCCCAAAACACAAAGCGGGTGAGCGGTGTCCTGACGATTGATCCGGATTTCGTCACAGCCCAGATCGCCGCGATCCTTGACGATATCAGGGTCGATGCCATCAAAATTGGCATGCTGGGCAGCGCCGAGATCATCGAAGCGGTGGCCCAAGCGCTGAAGCCCTGTGACGCGCCCATGGTGCTCGACACGGTGATGGTCGCCAAGGGAGGGGACCGCTTGCTGCGGGCCGATGCGGTGGATGCCTTGCGGTCCATCCTGTTGCCCCGCGCCACAATGATCACCCCAAATCTGCCCGAAGCCGCAGATCTGCTGGGCACCACAGAAGCGCAGGATGAGGATGAAATGGAACAGCAGGCCCGTGCTCTGCTGAGCCTTGGTCCTCAGCAGGTGTTGCTCAAAGGGGGGCACTTGGCCGATGCCACCAGCCCTGATCTTTACCTCACCAAAGACCAGACCGTCTGGCTGCCCTCGCGTCGCATCGACACCAAAAATACTCACGGCACCGGCTGCACCTTGTCGTCGGCGCTGGCCACCCATCTGGCTCTGAGCGGCGATGGGTTGGTCGCTGCCAAAGCCGCCAAGGCCTTCATTACGCACGCCATTGCTGCGGCCGACGCCTTGACTGTCGGTCATGGCCACGGCCCGACCGATCATTTCTTTGCCCTAAGGACATAA
- the thiE gene encoding thiamine phosphate synthase produces MDLSIYFVTPHDPDETLVEAALEGGASIIQLRDKVASDEELTIRAKRLVALATRYDVPLIINDRIEVALASGAAGLHMGQSDGDPSVVRALLGPDKILGLSIENEAQMALAAALPEGTLTYVGIGPVRATPSKIDHAPPIGFELLARIVKASPVPSVAIGGVKDTDIPAVKAAGCAGLAVVSAISGADDPKQATARLVAQWRQAK; encoded by the coding sequence ATGGATCTCTCCATTTATTTCGTCACTCCCCATGACCCGGATGAAACACTGGTCGAGGCCGCGCTTGAAGGCGGGGCGAGTATTATCCAGCTGCGCGACAAGGTCGCCTCTGATGAAGAGCTTACCATTCGCGCCAAGCGGCTGGTGGCTTTGGCCACCCGCTATGACGTGCCTTTGATCATCAATGACCGCATTGAGGTGGCGCTGGCCAGTGGTGCCGCAGGCCTTCATATGGGCCAGTCTGATGGCGATCCGAGTGTCGTCCGCGCCTTACTGGGACCGGACAAAATCCTTGGTCTGTCGATCGAGAATGAAGCGCAAATGGCGCTCGCTGCCGCTCTACCCGAGGGTACGCTCACCTATGTCGGCATCGGTCCGGTGCGGGCAACGCCATCAAAAATCGACCATGCTCCCCCCATTGGCTTTGAGCTGCTGGCCCGCATTGTTAAGGCCTCCCCGGTTCCCAGCGTTGCCATTGGTGGGGTCAAGGATACGGACATTCCGGCGGTAAAGGCGGCAGGCTGCGCAGGGCTCGCGGTCGTCTCGGCCATCTCCGGGGCCGATGATCCCAAACAAGCAACCGCAAGGCTGGTCGCCCAATGGAGGCAGGCCAAATGA
- the thiM gene encoding hydroxyethylthiazole kinase: MTDWGHYLSTMRTTAPLVQNIANYVSMNVMANVLLAAGCSPAMVHAEEEAAEFASFTSALTINIGTLSREWVKSMEKAAMAADAAGTPWVLDPVAVGATAFRRETAQKLLKCNPAIIRGNASEIMALSGMVAKGKGADAADSVDAAKDAARTLAKSSGAIVAVTGEVDYVTDGDKAYSIANGHVLMPLVTALGCSLTGVVAAFAVGQDRLEATTAAIAFYGLAGERAAQKASAPGSFAVAFIDALHEITPADLASGAKIEEA, encoded by the coding sequence ATGACCGACTGGGGCCATTATTTATCCACCATGCGCACCACTGCGCCACTCGTCCAGAACATCGCCAATTATGTGTCCATGAATGTCATGGCCAATGTGTTGTTGGCTGCTGGCTGTTCGCCAGCCATGGTCCATGCCGAGGAAGAAGCGGCGGAATTTGCCAGTTTCACCTCCGCACTGACGATCAATATCGGCACCCTGTCCCGCGAATGGGTCAAGTCGATGGAAAAAGCCGCCATGGCAGCGGATGCCGCAGGCACTCCTTGGGTGCTGGATCCTGTCGCTGTCGGGGCCACGGCCTTTCGCCGCGAAACGGCGCAAAAGCTTCTCAAATGCAATCCGGCCATCATTCGCGGCAATGCCTCTGAAATCATGGCTTTGTCCGGCATGGTCGCCAAGGGCAAGGGGGCGGATGCAGCTGACAGCGTTGACGCTGCCAAGGACGCCGCCCGAACACTCGCCAAAAGCTCCGGCGCCATTGTCGCGGTGACCGGTGAAGTGGATTATGTCACTGACGGCGACAAAGCCTACAGCATCGCCAATGGACATGTCCTGATGCCGCTGGTCACAGCGCTTGGTTGTTCACTCACCGGTGTGGTTGCAGCCTTCGCGGTCGGCCAGGATCGATTGGAAGCCACCACTGCGGCCATTGCCTTTTATGGTCTTGCTGGTGAGCGCGCTGCTCAAAAAGCCTCCGCTCCGGGCAGCTTCGCGGTTGCTTTCATCGATGCGCTCCATGAAATCACCCCGGCTGACCTTGCGTCCGGGGCAAAGATCGAGGAGGCATGA
- a CDS encoding endonuclease/exonuclease/phosphatase family protein — MINETGSNDAGTNQSGTNLVPTLTRITDNQKQQIKASERTAIAHQQLLASLPAMRELEVGGEGSLDRLPSDFTVAAWNVERCLFPERSAAHLVPHAPSVVLLSEMDKGMARTAQANTTADMAKALGMHYAYGVEFFEMDLGGPTERAFCSDAFNADGWHGNGILSAVPFEKLALFRLDTKGHWFSLDINPEADPEQPRVGGRMAVAAILPTEQGSICVVSTHLESNAQAAHRHRQFADLLDRIEAFAPGLPVLIGGDLNTGNHIPPDYDWRLETLFALARERGYHWDLTADGITTRHSLITPHDTRQMKLDWFCARGFGGEALPLLPSIDAQGPLSDHECILCKVTL, encoded by the coding sequence ATGATCAATGAGACTGGGTCCAATGATGCAGGGACCAATCAATCTGGGACCAATCTGGTCCCGACACTGACCCGGATCACGGATAATCAGAAGCAACAGATTAAGGCGTCCGAACGGACTGCGATAGCCCATCAACAGTTATTGGCAAGTCTGCCCGCCATGCGTGAGCTGGAAGTGGGCGGCGAGGGAAGCCTTGACCGCCTGCCATCCGACTTTACCGTCGCCGCGTGGAATGTCGAACGCTGCCTGTTCCCTGAGCGCAGCGCCGCCCATTTGGTGCCCCATGCCCCAAGTGTGGTGCTGCTGAGCGAGATGGATAAAGGCATGGCCCGCACAGCCCAAGCCAACACCACCGCAGACATGGCCAAGGCGTTGGGCATGCACTATGCCTATGGGGTGGAATTTTTTGAAATGGATCTAGGGGGACCTACCGAGCGGGCCTTCTGTTCCGATGCCTTCAACGCCGATGGCTGGCACGGCAATGGCATCCTGTCAGCCGTGCCGTTCGAAAAGCTTGCCTTGTTCCGGCTTGACACAAAAGGCCACTGGTTCTCGCTTGATATCAACCCCGAAGCCGACCCTGAACAGCCGCGTGTTGGCGGCCGGATGGCCGTCGCCGCAATTCTGCCAACCGAACAAGGCTCGATCTGCGTTGTCTCCACACATCTGGAAAGCAACGCACAAGCTGCCCACCGCCATCGCCAATTTGCCGATCTGCTCGACCGGATTGAAGCCTTCGCGCCGGGACTGCCAGTGCTGATCGGAGGGGACCTCAATACAGGCAATCACATCCCTCCCGATTATGATTGGCGGCTTGAGACCCTGTTCGCTCTGGCCCGCGAGCGTGGCTATCACTGGGATCTAACAGCCGATGGCATTACCACGCGCCACAGCCTGATCACACCGCATGACACCCGTCAGATGAAGCTTGACTGGTTCTGCGCCCGTGGCTTTGGCGGTGAGGCTTTGCCCTTGTTGCCATCCATTGATGCGCAAGGGCCCCTGTCTGATCATGAATGCATCCTGTGCAAGGTCACGCTGTGA